CCGGGGCGTCACTGATAGACAAGCCCGACATCACCGATTACTGGCCATAAAGTAATGCAGGTGCACGTGTACTGTGTCATCGTTAGCCCAATGCCACGATACTGAGACACACACCTGGTCGGGGAGCGTTCCGATTTTCCGTGACACAAAATACCACCTCGTGGCGATGTCGGTGATCAATCGATTGGACTTTTGTTGTTCCTGTGATAGAGTCAGCGGCCTGTGGCAGTGGGTGTTATCTGTGGGTTTGCGGGACTGCCCGTTAGTGCAAGTGaagtagaaaagaaagaataatataaaacatagATAATGAACGCGATGAGTACTCTTACACTCAAAGTGTGTGGTGTGCGTTGGTTTTTAAGAATGCATGCGTCATGTAACctatataaaaaaacgatatttCTATAGGACCGAGTGCAGTGCAGGTGTACCCGTATCATCATATCTCTGCCCATGATATGTCATTTGCTGCTCATTCGTACAAATCCAGCCCATGTTTGTTAGCCAGGTGTTTACTCACTTTCTTATCAGGGCATTGGGCAAGTTCGCTTTGACGACTGTGGCAGGTGCGTAAGAGACACGGTTCGCACCTGAACATACACCATATCATGCGCGTTCATTTAAGGTGTTCCTGTTTGGTGGACTTAATGCAGAGCTCATTAAGGCGCATTTTAAAAGGATCAACTGAAAGTGATTGTTACAACCTAATGAAAGGTAGAAAGATAACTGTACTTCTTTCAGTTACATAATCTCAAGTAATACTCCCCATAAACGTGTACGTTTTGTAAGTTATTTATTAGAGTCTACTAATAGAGATGATACAATAAAATAGTAAGAGTTTCTAAAGTGATGAATGTTACACAACATGTTCTGTTGATCCTGCTTGATGCATTTGTAGTGTAGTAAAACTAAAGGTTCATTATGTactaaaatgaaatttactcAATCATCACATAAAATCTGCTTTACAATGCTCGTTAGGccatttctgtttcattttctctcttcCGCCAAACGTAGCACATATATGTATGGTCAATCTCtcataaaattcaaacaattaaacaaacgatgtattaaaaattgcaaataCTGTAGATACCAGGAAATTGTAGCTGAATCGATATAGGGAAACATATTCGTAAATTCGTTGAAATAAGCGTGTGCTATGCTGCAACATAAGTAACACAAACCAACGCATATTTCTACTGATCACAGCATATTGTTATGAGGTTAGTTACAACATAAATGCTTCTTCTGCCAATATCCGTTTGCCTACATTCCTGGTATGTTCTTACCTACAAATTTGTTCATATATTTATATGCTTTAAGAACGGGcttaataaaacacaaacctaATGCTATTATGCTGGCAATGACAACCCTCCGGCAATGATAGATGCATCATTCCAGTACAGGCAATATCCGGCCATCTACTGagatttgtttaattattcatcTTGCGTGTTTTGTCTCCCTATTGCACACATATCGAAAAGTGTTCCTCCGGCTGCGCCATGTTACAGGCAATTACCATGATGACGTCGTGTTACCATTTGATCTGTGGagtaaatagaaataaaaagcTTGTAAATGGAATGTTTTTAAGGTTCCCAATATTATCTCTGTAATCCGTAAGGCTCCAATTGCTTCaagaaaacgaataaatatGGCCTTTCTTAACAATACTTTGTTGGTTCCCTAGGTCTGATGTTAAACTATGTTTTTGATTGTACCTTTTTCCCCCATTCTTGTTGACGGAATCTTGATACCTATTCACAGGTATTGCTCTTATTTGCTGGAGTATCCCGGGAATCAGGGGCCGTCGAAACGTCCGCATCTGCTAGCGTATTCTGAAGCTCGCAGATGTAGTCGATAACGTTTTGTATCACCTCCAGCTTAGACACCTTACGGTTCGTTTTGTCCATGAACGGTACCAAATCCTTGAGCTTCGCAAGATACACTTGAATTTCCGGATCGTTTTCACATTCCCGACGATGGCGTTGCCGCACACGGCCACCTACGATTGAGGGAACCGAAGCACCCGTAGCACAGTTCACAGTGATGGCTTTCATTTTACACCTTTTCGATACGTTTTTCTACAATTGCAGCAGTCAACAACGCACAGTCTCCTCAGTAATTGTTCGCACGCACTCTTTTTGGCACAGAATAAATATTGGTAATGGTTCACCGTCAGGGCAACAGCATCAACTTAACCACGATGACCTACTTTGAAGATTGCATCAACATTTACACTACGATAAGTAAGAAATTTGTTTCGCGTATGCtcctgttgtttgtttagttattACAGAGACTAAGCATTTGCTACATTCGCCTCCGTAAATTGTTTTGATATGTACGCAGGCACACGACTCACGGCGTCTTTATATACGTTTTCAGGCTATCAACTCTGCAGGAGCACAGACACCACATCCAACCTATTGTAGCATTGCACAAATCCTTCAATAAATTGTCTAAATTCGTGCTGTTCTGCTggttggatttcactttcagcAAATTACGTGTAAAGTacgataaaatataaatataggTGCAATAAtgcataaaaatgtatcaatcaCGACATGCGAAGAAAATTCATTTCTAGCGATTAATTATCAAGATAATATACACAAGGTGCAGACATAAACATGTCAGGATGGCTGCCATCGAATTATGCTGATCGGGCTATGCCATTCCGAGAAAAAACATCCTTTTAACAGTTTTTGCAGAGTTTATTAAGTATACAGAACTTGTAGAAGAGATGTTAAGTAGGTCGTGATGAATAAACAGCACATTTAGTCGATAActttgtgtattgttttcctCAAGCTTGAacgaattttattaaaatgggTGACCTAACTGTCACAATCTATTTATCTACCACGACATCTGTTCTTTATTCACCTTTGTCGGAACTTCGTGTTATTGACAGCTCATGCACGTGCATATTGTTCGTCAAAGTTAAGCTAGCGTTTGTTCCAGCAATCGGTAAAGCCACGCATTAAGTAACATTTTATAAGCCGATTTCGCGGCAAATTCTTTCGATTTACTGTTACCTATGAACTAACATCGTTTACAAACCACACCATGCGTAAAAACGTTGGTTTCTGTTGGTAAGTACTTCATGTTATCTCCATTTTAGGTTAGAATGGTTAAGGGATGTTGAGAACAAACAAGATCGGATCGTGTGATCGATCTATATGATGTTATATCCGTGTTTCACCTGAATGAATTTGATTAAACCATTTACGATAATTCTGATAGCTTTACGAGGAGCGGTTAAATATACGGTAAACTTGTCTGGACGGATGTTGATAATCTATTTGCTCTCGATTCTAGGAATCCAACAAGAACTTGCGTTCCATTGAACTATGATGGAAGCAACGGATGATTGAGGGACAGGAAAAACAATGGCGAAACCCAGTCCACGAGAATGGCTGAAATCATCTGGATCAGAGTCCAAGCCGGTACGTAGAAGCTATATTAACACATGAAACGATCGTGTaattaatatgatgttttatcCGTGTTTCACCTGAATGCATTTGATTAAATCGTAAACGATACTTCTGATAACATTGCGAGAAATTATATATTAATCGAACTTTCTATGACAGGCGTATTAATGATAGCATTTACTCTCTATTCTAGGGATCCAACGAGGACTCCCTTGGCTGAATATATGATCCCCGTTCTCACATCGTTACCCGAAATCCTCTTGATCAGAGACTAAATGCATTATCTAGGTAAGTAGAATCTGATTGGAAATTACTGATAAGAAATTGTGATGCAATCAATATGATGTTATATCCGTGTTTCACCTGAATGTATTTGATTAATCCTTTAACGATAATTCTGATAGTTTTACGATGAGTTCGATATTAATTAAACCTTTACAATATAGAATTAATAATGAAAGCCTATTTGGTATCATTTCTAGGCCTTCTATTGAACTATGGATGCAAGGGACGATAGATGAATAGCCTCGTCCGGATTCCGTTACGGTAAGTAAAAACTATTCtttaaaacaagaaacaacatATACGAAATACCATGATGTTTTATCCGTGTTTCACCtgaattaatttgattaaacCTTATACGATAAATTCTGATAATTTTAGGCGCGTTAGAAGTTTAGCCAACTTTTCAAAGTAGGTGTAGTGATAATCTATTTTGTTCTCATTTCTAGGGATTCCATAGATTCCGGACTGCAAGGATGAAAATGaacagcaaaagaaatacCAAGCCCAATCAGTTCACAGCAATGTCAACA
This Anopheles marshallii chromosome 3, idAnoMarsDA_429_01, whole genome shotgun sequence DNA region includes the following protein-coding sequences:
- the LOC128712361 gene encoding protein extra-macrochaetae-like yields the protein MKAITVNCATGASVPSIVGGRVRQRHRRECENDPEIQVYLAKLKDLVPFMDKTNRKVSKLEVIQNVIDYICELQNTLADADVSTAPDSRDTPANKSNTCE